A single genomic interval of Mycobacterium sp. DL592 harbors:
- a CDS encoding spermidine synthase, translated as MSARFEELGWQQTPKGVISLRRRFDPTVRADVFEVKLGDEHLMSSLFTVAEKELARLGLARTPGTALDVVVGGLGLGYTAQEALHCNRIRTVTVVEYSDAVIDWHQRDLLPDTVGLAADDRVTLVCADFFGAATGAVGFDPHTPGRTYDAILLDIDHSPRHLLHDPHADFYTRDGLEAVSTKLAPGGVFAMWSDDPPDEEFSADLAAVFDDVEAATVWFDNPITRGQSAATIYLATRPNRGIERAAAESRVTQTATAPTASRRTVDG; from the coding sequence GTGAGCGCGCGTTTTGAAGAGCTGGGCTGGCAGCAGACCCCGAAGGGCGTCATCAGCCTGCGCCGGCGATTCGACCCCACCGTGCGCGCCGACGTGTTCGAGGTCAAACTCGGCGACGAGCATCTGATGTCGAGCCTGTTCACCGTCGCCGAAAAGGAGCTGGCACGGCTCGGCCTGGCGCGAACCCCGGGGACCGCGCTCGACGTGGTCGTCGGTGGCCTCGGCCTCGGCTACACCGCCCAGGAAGCATTGCACTGCAATCGAATTCGAACCGTCACCGTCGTCGAGTACTCCGATGCCGTCATCGACTGGCACCAGCGCGATCTGCTCCCCGATACCGTCGGCCTGGCCGCCGACGATCGGGTCACGCTCGTCTGCGCGGACTTCTTCGGGGCTGCCACCGGTGCGGTCGGATTCGACCCGCACACCCCCGGCCGCACCTATGACGCGATCCTGCTCGACATCGACCACTCGCCGCGACATCTGCTCCACGACCCGCACGCCGACTTCTACACCCGCGACGGTCTGGAGGCCGTGTCCACCAAGCTCGCCCCCGGTGGAGTGTTCGCGATGTGGTCCGACGATCCCCCCGACGAGGAGTTCAGCGCAGACCTGGCCGCCGTCTTCGACGACGTCGAGGCCGCGACCGTCTGGTTCGACAACCCCATTACCCGAGGTCAGTCGGCCGCGACGATCTACCTGGCGACCCGCCCTAACCGCGGAATCGAGCGGGCTGCCGCCGAAAGCCGGGTCACGCAAACCGCCACTGCACCAACCGCTTCGCGTCGGACCGTCGATGGGTAG